CTCCGCAACAGCAGCAACAACAGCTGGGGCGTTGGCATCAGCGACGAAGGCATTCTGTTCGGCAGCACTGCCAACGGCAATCCAAGCATGTACCTCGCGATTCCCAATCGCTACTACGAGCGCGTGAACGGCTGGTCGTCGAGCGTGCTCGAAATGATCGCCGAATCGAATCGCGTTTATCCCGTGACCGACAAGATTCGTCAGGTCGATCATCACGGTGGATTCACCGCTGCTGCAGGCCACGCGATCTACACCGCGCGCACTTATCCTAGCACCTACTGGAATCGAACTGCCTTTGTGAGCGAGCCGACCGGGCACCTCACCGCGACACTCGTGCTCACCGCCAACGGCGCCGATTTCCGCTCCAAGAATAGCTGGAATCTGTTTGCCAGCGACGACGAATGGACCGCTCCGGTCAGTGCCGAAGTCGGCCCCGATGGTCATGTGTGGGTGATCGATTGGTACAACTACATTGTGCAACATAACCCTACGCCAGCCGGTTTTCAGAACGGCAAGGGGAATGCCTACGTCACCGATTTGCGCGACAAAAAGCATGGTCGCATCTATCGCGTCGTCTACACCAAGGCAGCGCCTGCGAAGCCGTTTTCGCTAGAAAACGCGACAACCGAGCAACTCGTCGAATCGCTTGCCAGCGACAATCTCTTGTGGCGTCGTCACGCGCAGCGGCTGCTGGTGGAGCGAGGCAACTTGGATGTTGTGCCGCTGCTGGTGAAGCTCATCGAGACTGCAAAGCCCGATGAACTCGGTATCGCCTCCGGCGCCGTGCATGCCATTGGCACGCTCGCCGGACTTGGCGCGATCGAGCCTGCCAATGCTGAAGTTTGGGCCGCGATGAAAAACAGCCTCGCGCATCGGTCGCCAGCGGTTCGTCGCATGGCTGCCGTCGCGCTTCCGCGCACCGCAGCGGGTAGCGAATTGCTACTCGCCTCCAGCGTCACTACCGATGCCGATGCCCAAGTCCGTCTCGCCGCGCTCCTGGCGATTGCCGATATGCCAAGCTCTACAGCTGCAGCTCGCGCGATGGCTCAGTCGCTCGCCGACAAAACGCTGTGGGACGACCGCTGGCTCAGCGAAGCTGCCACTGCAGCTGCGGCAACGAATGCCGTCGAGTTCATCGAGCTCTCAAGCGCTGAAGCTCCTTCGCCACGTCAGCAAACTGCGCTTGCGATCATCGCAGGCCACATTGCTCGCAGCGAACTCGACCCAGCTGCGGTTGAAAAAATCTTGCTCTCGCTCGAGAAAAAGTCTCCCGCCGTCGCCTCGCAGCTACTGCGTAGTCTCTCGACCGCTTGGCCGAAGACTCGTAAAGTCGAACTGACCGAAGCGAGCGAAAACGCACTCGTCGCGCTCCTTGCAAAACTTCCCACGGCCGAGCGCGCGGGGCTCATTGGTCTTGCCACGCGGATGGGTAGCAAAAAGATGGCAGCCCAAGCCGACGAAGTGGTGAAGGCATTGCAAGAGACCCTGGCCGACCCCGAAGCCAAAGACGATGCCAAACTCGACGCCGCGATTCAGCTCGTGGAGTTTGCGCCACAGTCCGACGAAATCGGCGCACTCGTGATCGAGAACATCACCCCGCGCACTTCCCCCGAAGCGTCGCAGAAAATGCTCGAAGCACTTCGTCGTAGCGAGTCCCCCGCCACAGCCGCTGCGATCATCGAAGCTGCCGGCGGCTTTACTCCCGCCAATCGCGCCGCTGCGATTCGTGTCCTCCTTTCGCGCGTCGACTGGACCGAATCGCTCGTAGCCGCGATGGAAGAAAAGAAGCTATCGTCGCTCGATCTGTCTCTCGATCAAAAGCAATCCCTCGCCACGCATCCCAACCGTCGACTCGCCTCGCGCGCTACCAAGATGCTCGCGCAAGGGGGTGGTCTGCCGAGCGCCGATCGCACCAAAGTGCTCGACGAACTGATGCCTCTGACCCTTGAAAAAGGGAACGCCGATTCCGGTCTCGTCGTCTTCAAAAAGGTCTGCTCGAAGTGCCATATGCACGGAACAGAAGGGAGTCGCATTGGTCCCGATCTTACCGGCATGGCGGTCCATCCCAAGAAGGAACTCCTGACACACATCATCGACCCGAGTCGCAGTGTGGAAGGAAACTTCCGAGTCTACGCACTCCTCACAGCCGATGGTCGTACGATCACGGGACTCTTGGCTGCCGAGACACGCACCTCGGTCGAACTGATCGATGCTGAAGGGAAGAAACAAGTCGTTCCACGCGAAGAGATCGACCAACTTCGCCCCAGCGAAAAGTCGCTGATGCCCGAAGGTTTCGAGAAACAGATCACGAAAGTCGAGATGTCGGATCTGCTCGAATTCCTCACGAAAAAGGGGAAGTACTTGCCCCTGATGCTCGACAAAGTTGCCACCGTCGTCAGCACACGCGGCATGTTCCACGGTGAAGAGATTCGCAGTGAATCGATGATTTTTGACGACTGGTCACCCAAGTTGTTCGAAGGTGTTCCGTTTCAGCTTGTCGATCCTCAAGGGGAAAAACGCCCCAACGCCATTCTGCTGAATGGTCCTAATGGCGAGATTCCGCCGAAGATGCCCCGCAAGGTGACCCTCGATCTAGGAACCCCTGCAACTGCTATTCACCTGCTGAGTGGCGTGAGTGGCTGGGGCTTTCCACTTGGTACGAAGGGGAGCACGTCGCTGATTGTGCGACTGGTGTACGCCGATGGCTCGACTGAAGATCACGAGCTGAAGAACGGCGAGCACTTCTCCGACTACATTCGCCGCGAAGATGTGCCGGGCTCGAAGTACGCGTTTAACTTGCGTGGTAAACAGCTGCGCTTCGTGAGTGTGAAGCCTGCCAAGCAAGACGCGATCGCGAAGATCGAGCTTGTGAAAGGTAACGACTCCACC
This window of the Pirellula staleyi DSM 6068 genome carries:
- a CDS encoding ThuA domain-containing protein yields the protein MLRRLSASFAIALFAFQLCALFAPPLRAEDAPAKKVEPIKVLFLGDKGHHQPKKLFDQIEPVMRQRKIALTYTENMQDISKEKLAEFDTLLIFANITEIAPDQETALLSYVEDGKSLVALHCASFCFHNSEKYIALVGGQFKRHGTDTFRTRVENREHPLVKGYGGFESWDETYEHHKHNDKDRTVLEYRQEEPWTWIRTQGKGRVFYTAWGHDERTWGNVGFHNLVERGIRWAVGADLSVVAPFADQQAMNPPRKDVAPFQYQGAKVPFYPAGPGRSGVKEGEYPMQLPLAAEESQKHIITPVDFQPQLFVSEPMLEGKPLCMAWDHRGRLWVAESTDYPNDLQPRGPGRDRIRIFEDTDNDGKADKSTVFADQLSIPTSMAFGRGGVIIHMAPDTLLLRDTNGDDVADERHTLFSGWGTGDTHAGPSNLNYGHDNWYYGIVGYSGFEGQIAGERHSFRQGFYRFQVAEKDGQPSVTGFEFLRNSSNNSWGVGISDEGILFGSTANGNPSMYLAIPNRYYERVNGWSSSVLEMIAESNRVYPVTDKIRQVDHHGGFTAAAGHAIYTARTYPSTYWNRTAFVSEPTGHLTATLVLTANGADFRSKNSWNLFASDDEWTAPVSAEVGPDGHVWVIDWYNYIVQHNPTPAGFQNGKGNAYVTDLRDKKHGRIYRVVYTKAAPAKPFSLENATTEQLVESLASDNLLWRRHAQRLLVERGNLDVVPLLVKLIETAKPDELGIASGAVHAIGTLAGLGAIEPANAEVWAAMKNSLAHRSPAVRRMAAVALPRTAAGSELLLASSVTTDADAQVRLAALLAIADMPSSTAAARAMAQSLADKTLWDDRWLSEAATAAAATNAVEFIELSSAEAPSPRQQTALAIIAGHIARSELDPAAVEKILLSLEKKSPAVASQLLRSLSTAWPKTRKVELTEASENALVALLAKLPTAERAGLIGLATRMGSKKMAAQADEVVKALQETLADPEAKDDAKLDAAIQLVEFAPQSDEIGALVIENITPRTSPEASQKMLEALRRSESPATAAAIIEAAGGFTPANRAAAIRVLLSRVDWTESLVAAMEEKKLSSLDLSLDQKQSLATHPNRRLASRATKMLAQGGGLPSADRTKVLDELMPLTLEKGNADSGLVVFKKVCSKCHMHGTEGSRIGPDLTGMAVHPKKELLTHIIDPSRSVEGNFRVYALLTADGRTITGLLAAETRTSVELIDAEGKKQVVPREEIDQLRPSEKSLMPEGFEKQITKVEMSDLLEFLTKKGKYLPLMLDKVATVVSTRGMFHGEEIRSESMIFDDWSPKLFEGVPFQLVDPQGEKRPNAILLNGPNGEIPPKMPRKVTLDLGTPATAIHLLSGVSGWGFPLGTKGSTSLIVRLVYADGSTEDHELKNGEHFSDYIRREDVPGSKYAFNLRGKQLRFVSVKPAKQDAIAKIELVKGNDSTAPVVMAVTAELPTAAH